One window of the Glycocaulis alkaliphilus genome contains the following:
- a CDS encoding TadE/TadG family type IV pilus assembly protein codes for MKRLSGFLKDRAGNIAVIFALSLVPVIGMAGVSVDTARLINVRTSLQAEADATALNAAVGGPDSNFAVQINAMNDRVMASFGNSGLSDLDVNGAWNGLDFRVNASARVSTVLIHALPGLDDSVRVSVRSTARLHQPMLQYEPPEVSWLDPEAGDYNRIYVYCYDPDPDADKTPEQRRTQRTPVQDNNGINFLTRWPNQYQWPRCEEGETISFELYNLRFSRTNPERIDHNPSNDRNWCQHTATADFPYPCRHRYFTDTAHVNGQEHHNGLQYDILETVLCESLDECKPVTQGGIIPTGGNRNPQRAAQGCSPGRYMYYGWEDRPPGLPGGTGSWTQMGWTDRDYDDIRIIMQCPQLDTTRERYVRLIE; via the coding sequence ATGAAACGGCTATCAGGCTTCCTGAAGGACCGCGCCGGCAATATCGCGGTGATATTTGCCTTGTCGCTGGTGCCGGTAATCGGCATGGCCGGTGTATCGGTAGATACGGCGCGCCTCATCAATGTACGTACCTCGCTACAGGCCGAAGCCGACGCCACCGCGCTGAATGCGGCGGTCGGCGGGCCAGACAGCAATTTCGCAGTCCAGATCAACGCCATGAATGACCGGGTGATGGCATCGTTTGGTAATTCAGGCCTGTCAGATCTGGACGTCAATGGCGCATGGAACGGGCTGGATTTCCGCGTCAATGCCAGCGCACGCGTATCGACCGTCCTCATTCACGCCCTTCCAGGCCTTGATGACAGCGTACGCGTCTCGGTGCGTTCCACCGCGCGCCTGCACCAGCCCATGCTGCAATACGAGCCGCCGGAAGTGAGCTGGCTGGACCCGGAAGCGGGGGATTACAACCGCATCTATGTCTATTGCTATGACCCGGATCCGGACGCCGACAAGACGCCCGAACAGCGCCGGACCCAGCGCACGCCTGTGCAGGACAATAATGGCATCAACTTCCTCACCCGCTGGCCGAACCAGTATCAATGGCCGCGTTGCGAGGAGGGCGAAACAATCAGCTTCGAGCTCTATAACCTTCGCTTCTCGCGCACCAATCCGGAACGGATCGACCACAATCCGAGCAATGACCGTAACTGGTGCCAGCACACGGCGACAGCGGACTTCCCCTATCCGTGCCGCCACCGCTATTTCACCGATACCGCGCATGTGAACGGTCAGGAGCACCATAACGGCCTGCAATACGACATCCTGGAAACCGTGTTGTGCGAAAGCCTGGATGAGTGCAAACCCGTCACCCAGGGTGGTATCATTCCCACTGGCGGCAATCGCAATCCCCAGCGCGCCGCGCAAGGCTGCAGCCCCGGCCGCTATATGTACTATGGCTGGGAAGACCGCCCGCCCGGCCTGCCCGGCGGCACCGGCAGCTGGACGCAGATGGGCTGGACCGACCGTGACTATGACGATATCCGCATCATCATGCAGTGCCCGCAACTGGACACGACCCGCGAGCGTTACGTCCGCCTGATCGAGTAG
- the ykgO gene encoding type B 50S ribosomal protein L36: protein MKVRSSIRSLKARHRDCQVVRRRGRVYVINKTDPRFKARAG from the coding sequence ATGAAAGTGCGCAGCTCCATCCGCTCTCTGAAAGCCCGGCACCGCGATTGCCAGGTGGTGCGCCGCCGTGGCCGTGTCTACGTGATCAACAAGACCGATCCGCGCTTCAAGGCCCGCGCCGGCTAG
- a CDS encoding HAD family hydrolase has protein sequence MAVRAILWDLGRTLADWDPDYLYRRLIPDAAERRDFLTSVCTMEWHEAHDRGVSMAANCEALIANHPDKAALIHAWDTGWNAMFNGYVEGMEGVVDALHTRSVPQYALSNMPAEKWPDVLALYPAFSLFETAIISGQEGLVKPDPAIYALAASRIGTPPHETLFIDDRLDNIEAGARAGFAVHHFTSAPRLKGELDRLGLLPLEGASPAQM, from the coding sequence GTGGCTGTGCGTGCCATCCTGTGGGATCTGGGACGTACGCTGGCCGACTGGGACCCAGATTATCTCTATCGCCGATTAATCCCGGATGCTGCAGAGCGCCGGGATTTTCTCACATCTGTATGCACCATGGAGTGGCATGAGGCGCATGACCGCGGTGTCTCCATGGCCGCCAACTGCGAAGCGCTGATCGCAAATCACCCGGACAAGGCCGCACTCATCCACGCCTGGGACACCGGCTGGAATGCCATGTTCAACGGGTATGTGGAAGGCATGGAAGGGGTCGTAGACGCGCTCCACACACGCAGCGTCCCGCAATATGCCCTGTCCAACATGCCCGCCGAGAAATGGCCGGATGTTCTGGCGCTCTACCCGGCTTTCAGCCTCTTTGAGACCGCCATCATTTCCGGACAGGAAGGGCTGGTAAAACCCGATCCGGCCATCTACGCCCTCGCCGCATCACGCATAGGCACGCCGCCGCACGAAACACTCTTCATCGATGACCGGCTGGACAATATCGAGGCGGGCGCAAGGGCAGGCTTTGCCGTGCATCATTTCACCAGCGCGCCCCGCCTGAAGGGCGAGCTGGACCGGCTGGGCCTCCTGCCGCTTGAAGGTGCGTCCCCCGCGCAGATGTGA
- a CDS encoding CC0125/CC1285 family lipoprotein, producing MKRLIAGLAASAAILAACAESTPYQRATSGGFGYSEQQIEQNRFMVGFSGNSLTERQSVETFLLYRAAELTREQGYDYFRLIRRDTEAERRITGSAGPAYRSRFDVFYRYYHPRHGWYGWRDPFWDDINLREVTRYEAMAEIQLGRGATPDSPDAFDAADVIRNLGPLVRPPAQ from the coding sequence ATGAAGCGCCTTATCGCCGGACTTGCCGCCAGCGCCGCCATTCTGGCAGCTTGCGCCGAATCCACACCCTACCAGCGCGCCACTTCAGGCGGGTTTGGTTATTCCGAACAGCAGATCGAGCAGAACCGTTTCATGGTCGGGTTTTCCGGCAATTCGCTGACCGAGCGTCAGTCGGTTGAAACCTTCCTGCTTTACCGCGCCGCCGAGCTGACCCGCGAGCAGGGCTATGACTATTTCCGCCTGATCCGCCGCGATACCGAAGCCGAACGCCGCATTACGGGTTCGGCTGGCCCGGCCTATCGCAGCCGGTTTGACGTGTTCTACCGCTACTATCACCCGCGCCATGGCTGGTATGGCTGGCGCGATCCGTTCTGGGACGACATCAATCTGCGTGAAGTCACCCGGTACGAGGCCATGGCCGAGATCCAGCTGGGCCGCGGCGCAACACCCGACAGCCCCGACGCGTTCGACGCGGCTGACGTGATCCGCAATCTGGGTCCGCTGGTGCGCCCGCCTGCTCAGTAA
- a CDS encoding TonB-dependent receptor family protein: MRTLLLASTAVLALAANAAAENSSEADVNVETITIIGLKGDAREVAGSATLLPSEVLQVQDYTDISRVLRQVPGVNIQEEDGYGLRPNIGLRGTGLDRSANIVLMEDGILAAPAPYSAAAAYYSPYVGRMAGVEIVKGSSGVRYGPRTQGGSINFLSTPVPESWSGRLAIAAGEEEARRIHAYAGGMAEVSQGVRLGGLVEAYTDSADGFKTIDFNAGQSTGFDLTDFGARLRAEFDGAGVTHAVELRYQTSDETSDETYMGLTDADFAADPYRRYAASANDQINVDQSRWVLRYDAAFDNGLNFTVLGYRNEVARNWFKVEGVNAGAGRRSLGAVLSDPVTYSAEYAILTGQPGLVSADGAVISRNNNRSYLAEGVQAELVGDAALFGASHRWRVGVRAHRDSEDRFQNEVFYRMDNSQLVQTGAQAPGQHDNRISEAEALAIFVQDEISFGALTLVPGLRYERIEGTQTRWAGTDQTRTGATTVTSSTTDVFIPGLGVRYQLSDSVSLFGGVHRGFSPSSPSSSSDPEDAVNWEAGVRWSSGSAFVEAVGFFNDYSNLIGTCTASTGGGCTIGEQFDGGEVDVMGLELSAGIDLAALGGWSGVSVPVRGAYTWTDAEFQTAFQSGYGPWGNVQAGDQLPYLPEHQWFASIGLEQGRFGSQLAVTWNGERRTVAGQGAIPAAQFLDSYAVADLAVWYDLTEALRARVQVRNLTDEVYAASRSPAGLRPGAPRAVLFGLSANF; this comes from the coding sequence ATGCGCACGCTTCTTCTTGCCAGCACCGCCGTGCTGGCTCTTGCCGCCAATGCCGCCGCCGAAAATTCCAGCGAGGCTGACGTCAATGTCGAGACCATCACCATTATCGGGCTGAAGGGCGATGCCCGTGAGGTCGCCGGTTCGGCCACCTTGCTGCCGAGCGAAGTGTTGCAGGTGCAGGACTATACGGACATCAGCCGCGTGTTGCGCCAGGTGCCGGGTGTGAATATCCAGGAAGAGGATGGCTACGGCCTGCGGCCGAATATCGGCCTGCGCGGCACCGGCCTCGACCGCTCGGCCAACATCGTCCTGATGGAAGACGGTATTCTGGCCGCGCCCGCGCCCTACTCGGCGGCCGCGGCTTATTACTCGCCTTATGTCGGCCGGATGGCGGGCGTTGAGATCGTCAAAGGTTCGTCCGGGGTGCGTTATGGTCCGCGCACGCAAGGCGGCTCGATCAACTTCCTCTCCACGCCAGTGCCGGAAAGCTGGTCCGGGCGTCTTGCTATCGCGGCAGGTGAAGAAGAGGCGCGCCGCATCCATGCCTATGCCGGTGGCATGGCGGAAGTCTCGCAAGGTGTGCGCCTTGGCGGCCTTGTCGAGGCCTATACCGATAGCGCGGACGGCTTCAAGACGATTGATTTCAATGCCGGGCAGTCCACCGGGTTTGATCTGACCGATTTCGGCGCCCGCCTGCGCGCCGAGTTCGATGGCGCGGGTGTGACCCATGCTGTGGAGCTGCGCTACCAGACGTCCGATGAAACCTCTGACGAGACCTATATGGGCCTCACGGATGCGGACTTTGCCGCTGATCCCTACCGCCGCTATGCCGCCAGCGCCAACGACCAGATCAATGTCGATCAGTCGCGCTGGGTGCTGCGCTATGATGCCGCGTTTGACAATGGCCTCAATTTCACGGTGCTCGGCTACCGCAACGAAGTGGCCCGCAACTGGTTCAAGGTTGAAGGCGTCAATGCCGGTGCAGGCCGCCGCTCGCTGGGCGCGGTGCTTTCTGATCCGGTCACCTATTCGGCGGAGTACGCCATCCTGACCGGCCAGCCGGGCCTCGTCTCCGCCGATGGCGCTGTCATCAGCCGCAATAATAACCGCTCCTATTTGGCCGAAGGCGTGCAGGCCGAGCTTGTAGGCGATGCCGCCCTGTTCGGTGCAAGCCATCGCTGGCGGGTGGGCGTGCGTGCGCACCGCGATAGCGAAGACCGTTTCCAGAACGAGGTCTTCTACCGCATGGATAATTCGCAGCTGGTGCAGACCGGCGCACAGGCGCCCGGTCAGCACGATAACCGCATCAGCGAGGCCGAAGCGCTGGCCATCTTCGTGCAAGACGAGATCAGCTTTGGCGCGCTCACTCTCGTGCCGGGGCTGCGCTATGAGCGTATCGAAGGCACGCAGACCCGCTGGGCTGGCACCGACCAGACCCGCACCGGCGCTACAACGGTCACGAGCAGCACAACGGATGTGTTCATTCCCGGGCTTGGCGTACGCTACCAGCTGAGTGACAGCGTCTCCCTGTTCGGTGGTGTGCATCGCGGCTTCTCACCATCCTCACCGTCCTCCAGCAGTGATCCGGAAGATGCTGTGAACTGGGAGGCTGGTGTGCGCTGGTCGAGCGGGTCCGCCTTTGTCGAGGCCGTCGGCTTCTTCAATGACTATTCCAACCTGATCGGCACCTGCACGGCCTCCACCGGCGGCGGCTGCACGATCGGCGAGCAGTTTGATGGCGGCGAAGTCGATGTGATGGGGCTGGAGCTGTCAGCCGGTATCGATCTGGCGGCGCTTGGCGGCTGGAGCGGCGTATCGGTGCCGGTGCGCGGCGCCTACACCTGGACCGATGCCGAATTCCAGACCGCCTTCCAGTCGGGCTATGGCCCCTGGGGAAATGTGCAGGCAGGTGACCAGCTGCCCTATCTGCCGGAGCATCAATGGTTCGCTTCCATTGGCCTTGAACAGGGCCGGTTCGGCAGCCAGCTGGCTGTGACGTGGAATGGCGAGCGCCGCACGGTTGCCGGACAGGGGGCCATTCCGGCCGCCCAGTTCCTCGACTCCTATGCAGTGGCCGATCTGGCGGTCTGGTATGATCTTACCGAAGCGCTGCGGGCGCGCGTGCAAGTCAGGAACCTCACCGACGAGGTCTATGCCGCCTCGCGCAGCCCGGCGGGCCTGCGCCCCGGCGCGCCGCGTGCGGTGCTGTTCGGCCTATCGGCAAACTTCTAG
- a CDS encoding SDR family NAD(P)-dependent oxidoreductase, with product MQFKGASAVVTGGASGLGEGTARRLAAEGCKVAIFDLNEERGEALAKELGGVFAKVNVADVESVKAGFAKARAANGQERILVNCAGIGWAEKTARRSSAGDIVGHQLDKFALVVNINLIGSFNCAVLAAEGMLTLDPDASGRGVIINTASVAAQDGQIGQVAYSASKGGIYGMTLPMARDLAREGVRVNTILPGFFETPIYQQMPPEVKVNLASHLQFPQRFGTPAEYADLVAFMVGNDYINAECVRLDAGARMPPK from the coding sequence ATGCAGTTCAAAGGCGCAAGCGCGGTTGTCACGGGCGGAGCATCGGGTCTGGGCGAGGGCACGGCCCGGCGTCTGGCCGCTGAAGGGTGCAAGGTAGCCATCTTCGATCTCAATGAAGAGCGCGGCGAAGCACTGGCCAAGGAGCTGGGCGGTGTGTTCGCGAAAGTGAATGTCGCCGATGTCGAGAGCGTCAAGGCTGGCTTTGCCAAGGCCCGCGCGGCCAATGGCCAGGAGCGCATCCTTGTGAACTGCGCCGGGATTGGCTGGGCAGAGAAGACCGCCCGCCGCTCGTCCGCGGGCGATATTGTCGGCCACCAGCTCGACAAGTTTGCCCTCGTTGTGAACATCAACCTGATCGGCTCCTTCAACTGCGCAGTTCTTGCTGCTGAAGGCATGCTCACGCTTGATCCGGACGCTTCGGGCCGCGGTGTCATCATCAATACCGCGTCTGTGGCGGCGCAGGACGGCCAGATCGGCCAGGTGGCCTATTCGGCCTCCAAGGGCGGGATTTACGGTATGACGCTGCCCATGGCGCGTGATCTGGCCCGCGAAGGCGTGCGGGTGAACACCATCCTGCCGGGCTTCTTCGAGACGCCGATCTACCAGCAAATGCCGCCGGAAGTGAAAGTGAACCTCGCCAGCCACCTGCAGTTCCCGCAGCGCTTTGGCACACCGGCGGAATACGCCGATCTCGTCGCCTTCATGGTCGGCAATGACTATATCAACGCCGAATGCGTGCGCCTTGATGCCGGCGCGCGCATGCCCCCGAAATAA
- a CDS encoding isoaspartyl peptidase/L-asparaginase family protein yields MTRPTALVLHGGAGVLAERSYEREVAHLRALAEEGKALLAQGGHAVDIAVKQVRAMEESALYVAGRGASPNTAGRYELDASIMEGPSRKAGAVAALEGFISPITAARVVMEATPHVLIAGAGAADIARAHAIEEVTDPDSYYQPAAVPDGREIATGTVGCVVLDAHGILCGATSTGGTLRKRWGRVGDTPIIGSGTWADARVAVSCTGQGEFFMRANAAADVSARMRYLGSNLDEAVKGVLDDIAELGGDGGIIAVDSKGHVSAQYNSQGMKHAVVHADGRIEAGMTR; encoded by the coding sequence ATGACCCGTCCGACCGCCCTCGTCCTGCATGGCGGAGCCGGCGTGCTTGCCGAGCGCTCCTATGAGCGTGAAGTCGCGCACCTGCGTGCTCTGGCTGAAGAGGGCAAGGCGCTGCTGGCACAGGGCGGACATGCTGTCGACATCGCCGTGAAGCAGGTGCGCGCCATGGAAGAAAGCGCCCTCTACGTGGCCGGGCGCGGCGCCTCACCCAATACCGCCGGACGCTATGAGCTGGACGCCTCCATCATGGAAGGCCCCTCGCGCAAGGCAGGCGCTGTCGCGGCGCTGGAAGGCTTCATTTCCCCCATTACCGCGGCGCGCGTGGTCATGGAGGCGACGCCCCATGTACTGATCGCTGGCGCTGGCGCAGCCGACATAGCCCGTGCGCACGCCATTGAGGAAGTCACCGATCCGGACAGCTATTACCAACCCGCCGCAGTCCCCGATGGCCGCGAGATCGCAACCGGAACGGTGGGCTGCGTGGTGCTGGACGCGCACGGTATCCTGTGCGGGGCAACCTCCACCGGCGGCACGCTTCGCAAACGCTGGGGCCGGGTCGGCGATACGCCCATTATCGGGTCCGGCACTTGGGCGGATGCGCGCGTAGCCGTTTCCTGCACCGGCCAGGGCGAGTTCTTCATGCGCGCCAACGCCGCCGCCGACGTGTCTGCGCGCATGCGTTATCTCGGCTCAAATCTGGATGAGGCGGTCAAGGGCGTGCTGGACGACATTGCGGAGCTGGGCGGTGATGGCGGCATCATCGCGGTCGATTCAAAAGGCCATGTCAGCGCGCAGTACAACTCGCAAGGCATGAAGCACGCGGTTGTCCACGCCGATGGCCGGATCGAAGCGGGTATGACGCGCTAG